Sequence from the Flavobacterium sp. TR2 genome:
AAATTCCCAACTTCAAAATTAGTTTTCAAAACTATCGGTGCAAAATCTGCTGATGTTTATACTGTAACTGCAGACTTAACTATCAAAGGAATTACTAAACCAGTAACTTTTGATATCACTGTAAAAGGAAACACTGCTACAACTGCTTTCAAAGTTGACAGAACTAAATACGATATTAAATATGGTTCTGGTAGCTTCTTCGACGGTTTAGGAGATAAAACTATCAACGACGAATTCGAATTGGCAGTAGCTTTAAAATTCTAATTTAAGCACATTAAATCCATACAAAGAAAAAACCTAACAGAATAATTCTGTTAGGTTTTTATATTTTTTATATACTCCTTTTAATATCGATTGGATTTTGTCTTGTATCAAAAACATCCAAAATTTCAATTGAATCTTTCTTTAAATTAATCCAATAAATAATTTTATAATTTTTATAAACCAAATATCGTATCTCTTCAGAATAACTTTCTAAAAGTTCTTCTTTTTGCCCTATTGCATTTGTTGGCTTCGGTTTTAACTTTATCGTCTCTTTGGTAATCCCAAGCACAATCTTCAACAGCTAGACTTGCTTCTTTCTTATAATAATCAAAAATCTTTTTTAATTCAGTTTTAGCAAAATCAGTCCAATAAATTTTCAACTCCATTTCTCAATCTCAGAAATTAACTCATCAACACCTGTTATTCTTTCATTTTTAGAATCGTCCATAGAGGCATCAATCCTTTTATGAAATTCAGCAATAGACATTGGTTTTAATTCTAAATCTTCTTTAATTTCCTTTTTTAATAATTTTTCAAACTGAGAAATTGCCTTCTCACTTTCAAGTTTAAGAAAGTCTCTAATAAAAATCACTTTTCTAGTATCTAAATCCATTTCTTTTATTTTTATCAAAGTTACAAATTATCTTTAAATGAAAATTTAATTCAAAACAATTTTGAAATAGGCATTTACAGCTACGAAACTTTAATCCTTTTCAAAAATTTAACATTCTTAATAATATAGTAACTCTTTCGTAATAAGCATCAAGGCTTTGATTAACATACGGCTTCTATTTTTGGGACAATTAAAAAATCAAAAACTAGAAATTAAAATCATAGTTATGAAAACAAAATTACGCATTGCATATATAACCTTCATTATCAGCTTTTTCGCACAAGCTCAACAACAGCCAAAAGGGATTATTGGCACTTCAAACTGGATGACCAACTGGACGAGTTTTAAACCTGCTGGAAACGACTATGGTGAAGCGACCAATATAATAGCTGGGACTATTGACAAAGACACGCGCTTAGTAAAACGAAACATATATCATCTCGTTGGTGTTGTGTATGTTACAAATAACGCAACTCTTACTATTGAGCCCGGAACTGTTATACGAGGCGACGATAAAACCTGCGGAACTCTTGTAATTACTAATGGCTCAAAAATCATGGCAGAAGGGTTAGAAACAGATCCAATTGTTTTTACTTCTGAAAACGAAATAAACAACAGAAAACCAGGTGACTGGGGCGGAATTATTATTTTAGGAAAAGCTCCGATAAACTCTTTAGGCGGCATTCATACTTTGCCTTTCGACCTTGATCCAACTCTGAATCATTATGGAGGCCAAGATCCAGAAGATAATTCAGGAATTTTGAAGTATGTAAGAATCGAATATGCCGGCAGAAAATTAAGTGCTTCTAAAGAATTAAACGGTCTTTCTCTTGCTGGTGTTGGAAGAAAAACAACGGTTAGTCACGTTCAAATCAGTTTTTCAAATGATGATTCTTTCGAATGTTATGGCGGAGATTTGAATCTAAGCAATTTAGTTTCATTTCGAACAACAGACGATGATTTTGATTTTACGCAAGGCGCTCAAATTAATATCAGCAATAGCATTGCCGTTCGCCACCCTTTTTCTTCTGACATCTCAGGTTCAAGATGTTTTGAGGTCGACTCATACGAAAAAGTTGCGACTACAGATATGACCAAAAAAATGACCAAAATAAATGCGAACAATATTACTTTGGTCAATTTAGAAGAAAACAATCAAGGTTTGGTAAGAGAATCTGCTTATATTAGAGAAAATACATTCTTTAATTTAACGAATAGCGTTGTTTCTGGATTTGCTCCTTTTATTTTATTGGAAGGAAATATAGGAAATGGTGAAGCAAATTTGTCTAAAATTAGTTTTAAAAATGTTGTAGCAAACAATTGCCAAGGTCAAATCGAAAGCGAATCGGGAAGCAATATTCCAGGCATAAAAAGCTATTATGGCAACCCAGCTTACGGAATAGAATATACTAAAATGAAACTTAACGAGCTGTTTGCGCTTCCAAACATAAAAGGAAATCCAGATTTCAGATTAAGCGTAAATAACACGATAGCAAGTGGAAACTAAGGAGTTATAAAAACACTCTCGATTAAAATTTAACAAATTTTACAGATTCGAAAAGATTTTTTTGAAATTTTATGCACTCTATTTAAAATTACATTTATATCTTTGTCACATCAAAATAAAGAAATGAGAACAATTTTAAACAATACTTGGTGGTGGAGCAATTTACGTCAGACGTCGTGAACGAAGCTTCCTATGGTATTGTAAAAAATATAAAAATATAAAGGGCTTGTCATCACGACAAGCCCTTTTTTTTGATCCAAACCGAAAATAGATTAACGAACAACATAAAACTATATATTTTGAAACCTTTTATTCTTAATACACATTACAAACAAATTCTGGCCGATACGGTTACGCCAGTAAGCATTTATTTCAAAATTAGAGATAAATTCCCAAATAGTTTATTGCTAGAAAGTAGCGATTACCACGGAAATGACAACAGTTTCTCTTACATCTGCTGCAATCCGATTGCAACTATAAAGATTGAAAACGAAGTTATTTCTAAAACTTTTCCTGATGGAACTTCAGAAAAAATCGCTATCGATAATTCGACCAATATTCCACAAGTAATTCAGGAATTTTCAAGTCAGTTTAAATCTGAAAAAAACGATTTTAAATTCATCAACAATGGTTTATTTGGCTACATTTCTTATGATGCCGTTCGTTACTTCGAAAAAGTTTCAATTGCAAAAAAAGACAATGCTACTTCTATTCCAGATGTTTTTTATGCGGTTTACCAGAATATTATCGCAATTAACCACTTCAAAAACGAGGCTTACATTTTCTGCCATAGCGTTGACGGAAAAAACAACATTGCAGAAATAGAACAATTGCTGCAATCTAGAAATATAGCTTCTTATAAATTTTCTAAAGAAGGCGAAGGATTTTCAAATTTAACTGATGAAGAATTTAAAGCAAATGTAGCTTTGGCCAAAAAACACTGCTACCGTGGCGATGTTTTCCAATTGGTATTGTCTCGCCGATTTACGCAAGGTTTTAAGGGAGACGAATTTAATGTGTACAGAGCTTTAAGAAGCATTAACCCTTCTCCATATTTATTCTTTTTTGATTATGGCGATTTCAAAATATTTGGCTCTTCACCAGAAGCTCAAATTATCGTAAAAAACAGAAAAGCCGAAATTCACCCAATTGCAGGAACTTTCAAAAGAACAGGAAATGATGAACGCGATGCGCTTTTAGCAAAAGAACTTTCTGAAGATAAAAAAGAAAACAGCGAACACGTTATGCTAGTAGATTTGGCAAGAAATGATTTAAGCCGAAACGGACATGATGTAAATGTTGAGAAATACAGAGAAGTTCAATTTTTCTCTCACGTTATTCACTTGGTTTCTAAAGTTACAGGACATTTACATGATAAAGCAACCACGATGCAGGTCGTAGCAGATACTTTCCCAGCAGGAACTTTGAGTG
This genomic interval carries:
- a CDS encoding anthranilate synthase component I family protein, with translation MKPFILNTHYKQILADTVTPVSIYFKIRDKFPNSLLLESSDYHGNDNSFSYICCNPIATIKIENEVISKTFPDGTSEKIAIDNSTNIPQVIQEFSSQFKSEKNDFKFINNGLFGYISYDAVRYFEKVSIAKKDNATSIPDVFYAVYQNIIAINHFKNEAYIFCHSVDGKNNIAEIEQLLQSRNIASYKFSKEGEGFSNLTDEEFKANVALAKKHCYRGDVFQLVLSRRFTQGFKGDEFNVYRALRSINPSPYLFFFDYGDFKIFGSSPEAQIIVKNRKAEIHPIAGTFKRTGNDERDALLAKELSEDKKENSEHVMLVDLARNDLSRNGHDVNVEKYREVQFFSHVIHLVSKVTGHLHDKATTMQVVADTFPAGTLSGAPKHRAMQLIEECEKTNRNFYGGAIGVMDFDGNFNHAIMIRTFLSKNHQLHCQAGAGIVASSDEESEMQEVYNKLRALNTALEMAEKI